Proteins encoded within one genomic window of Candidatus Binatota bacterium:
- a CDS encoding phosphate ABC transporter substrate-binding protein has product MPIIPGEPRYLLCAALIALTACSSSNSDRTVLQNKGSDTLVNVAQAWAENYSRVKTDVAVVVSGGGSGTGIAALINGKVDIANASREIKSEEHDSMKENGLNAAVQHTVARDAIVVFVHENNPAEQLSIQQLACVYGEGGKCSTWTDLGIEVPGCAKQEIIRISRQSNSGTYVFFRETVLGKTGDFKLGSRDMQGSKDVVDLVTHTPCAIGYSGMGYANEKLKSVCISTNDGEACVSPNAETAASGAYPIARGLYMYTIGEADGAAKDYLDWILSPAGQAIVTQSGFIPVH; this is encoded by the coding sequence ATGCCCATCATCCCGGGCGAGCCCCGGTACCTGCTCTGCGCCGCGCTCATCGCCCTGACCGCCTGCAGCAGTTCGAACAGCGACCGCACGGTACTGCAGAACAAGGGGTCTGATACCCTGGTCAACGTGGCCCAGGCCTGGGCGGAGAACTACAGCCGCGTCAAGACCGACGTCGCCGTGGTGGTGAGCGGGGGAGGTTCGGGAACGGGCATCGCCGCCCTCATAAACGGCAAGGTCGACATTGCCAACGCCAGCCGCGAAATAAAATCCGAAGAACACGATTCGATGAAGGAAAACGGCCTGAACGCCGCTGTGCAGCACACCGTAGCCCGCGACGCCATCGTCGTCTTCGTTCATGAGAACAACCCGGCCGAGCAGCTATCCATACAACAGCTGGCCTGTGTTTACGGCGAGGGTGGCAAGTGCTCCACCTGGACCGACCTCGGCATCGAGGTGCCCGGTTGCGCGAAGCAGGAGATCATACGTATCAGCAGGCAGTCCAATTCAGGCACCTACGTTTTTTTCAGGGAAACCGTGCTCGGTAAAACCGGTGATTTCAAGCTCGGCTCGCGAGACATGCAGGGCAGCAAGGACGTTGTTGACCTGGTGACCCACACCCCCTGTGCCATCGGTTACAGCGGCATGGGTTACGCGAACGAGAAGCTTAAATCAGTCTGCATATCTACCAACGACGGCGAGGCCTGCGTATCTCCCAACGCCGAGACAGCGGCGTCGGGCGCTTACCCCATCGCGCGGGGCCTGTACATGTACACCATCGGAGAGGCCGACGGTGCAGCTAAGGATTATCTGGATTGGATCTTGTCGCCAGCGGGCCAGGCTATCGTCACGCAAAGCGGCTTCATCCCGGTCCACTGA
- the phoU gene encoding phosphate signaling complex protein PhoU, which yields MTTHLEELLKHDISAIRDKVREMGDLALRALEDSVKALVAADTTLAYSCILRDSRIDDLESRVDSMTVDFMVRHIPVAAQLRFAHSVAKIVSELERVGDYSESISRQAIEISNVADRPDFEKFEKLAAVAIEMLRQALRSFLDEDIELAEETKHLDAKANRLHQEIYADLVASHPKTKSDMSLLFSLLSVANRFERVADQAGNICDEVAYIVSGRNVRHRLSKDIGILFVSSSNSCRSLMAEAIGRTIGGDHMLFSSAGVDAGAPDPEAVKFLTAMSIDVSSHTPTDLSSLDSIKQYKAVVALGAEAADALPRLGYRTIALEWDVANPATDKKTSYEEVFHVLVERVTNLIHSLHGTTSAALEEVTHK from the coding sequence GTGACTACCCACCTCGAAGAACTACTAAAACACGACATTTCGGCCATCCGCGACAAGGTGCGCGAGATGGGAGACCTGGCGTTGCGGGCCCTCGAAGACTCGGTCAAGGCCCTCGTCGCGGCGGACACCACGCTGGCCTATTCGTGCATCCTGCGCGATTCGCGCATAGACGACCTCGAAAGCCGGGTTGACTCCATGACCGTAGATTTCATGGTCAGGCACATCCCCGTGGCAGCCCAGCTCAGGTTTGCCCACTCTGTGGCCAAGATCGTCAGTGAGCTGGAGCGGGTCGGTGATTACTCCGAAAGCATCAGCCGACAGGCCATCGAGATCAGCAACGTCGCGGATCGCCCCGACTTCGAAAAATTTGAAAAGCTCGCGGCCGTCGCAATTGAAATGCTCAGGCAGGCGCTGCGATCTTTTCTCGACGAGGACATCGAGCTTGCCGAAGAGACCAAGCACCTCGACGCAAAAGCCAACCGCTTACACCAGGAGATCTACGCGGACCTTGTAGCTTCGCATCCAAAAACAAAATCAGACATGTCGCTGTTGTTCTCGCTGCTGTCGGTGGCCAACCGTTTTGAGCGCGTGGCCGATCAGGCCGGCAACATCTGCGACGAGGTGGCCTACATCGTAAGCGGCAGGAACGTGCGGCACCGCTTGAGCAAGGACATCGGCATACTGTTCGTCTCGTCATCGAACTCCTGCAGGAGCCTCATGGCCGAGGCCATCGGCCGCACCATAGGTGGCGACCACATGCTATTCTCCTCGGCCGGCGTCGACGCCGGAGCCCCCGACCCCGAGGCAGTCAAATTCCTCACCGCGATGAGCATCGATGTTTCGAGCCACACGCCTACCGACCTCAGCTCCCTGGACAGCATCAAGCAGTACAAGGCCGTTGTCGCGCTGGGCGCAGAAGCTGCCGACGCACTGCCCCGCCTCGGTTACCGGACAATCGCACTCGAATGGGACGTGGCCAACCCGGCCACTGATAAGAAAACCAGCTACGAAGAAGTTTTCCATGTCCTGGTGGAACGCGTAACCAACCTGATCCACAGCCTGCACGGAACAACCAGTGCCGCTCTCGAAGAGGTAACCCACAAGTGA
- a CDS encoding DUF255 domain-containing protein has product MMLRAVSTILLLLVLLLPGYSPADVVEAPNLRLELVAAVDTVQPGSSFDVALKLTPGEGWHVYWKNPGDVGLPTTLDWQLPEGLQGGELEFPAPTRFVDGSFVSYGYDEPVLLLSTLTTSAELEPGGQLRAAARAAWTVCRKDRCIPGKADLSLELPVLAMQAMSNEAWWGQIDTARRSIPSAGEKGWSATAEVYDDFVQVSLRPPESLGASLSELQVFPLARGLVDDDVPARSQPGGAGLLVSLPRQAGSEVPESARLLFKWPTVAKQQLGNRQARYDAVELDVELKTVSGPLSSLLAPPVSDMTLMLALLLALAGGLVLNLMPCVFPVLSLKILSFVAMAGDEPAAVRRHGLVFGAGVVLSFQALAAVMIMLKAGGQELGWGFQLQSPAFVAAMALLLFALALQLVGTFDVGYSLTASAGQLEGGTSGYKGSFLSGVLATVLATPCTAPFMGAALGFAVQRPPLEAMSVFTALGLGMALPYVMLSFSPTLLRFLPRPGAWMETFKEAMAFPLFLAAAWLVWVFAGQVGNGGLIYLLAAFVLGGAAAWLRGHGQSRPRAYASFGVAILALLLALQGAAQPFSRSAGAGSLAGGEYAEGAIQWRVWTQEEVDRLRAEGRPVFIDFTADWCLSCKANEAVAFSSQRVAERFRELGVVAMKADWTRGDPLITRALGRYGRDGVPLYVLYDGRGDSEPQLLPQLLTPDTVLEALARIAA; this is encoded by the coding sequence ATGATGTTGAGGGCCGTTTCGACCATTCTGCTGCTGCTGGTGCTGCTGCTGCCGGGTTACTCGCCAGCCGACGTGGTTGAGGCGCCGAACCTGCGCCTGGAGCTGGTTGCGGCAGTGGACACCGTGCAGCCCGGGAGCTCTTTTGACGTGGCTCTCAAGTTGACCCCGGGCGAGGGCTGGCACGTTTACTGGAAAAACCCCGGCGACGTGGGTTTGCCTACTACCCTCGACTGGCAGTTACCTGAAGGTTTGCAGGGCGGAGAGCTGGAGTTTCCTGCTCCTACTCGTTTTGTGGACGGTTCCTTCGTGAGCTACGGCTACGACGAACCGGTATTGTTGCTCTCCACTCTCACCACCTCGGCCGAGTTGGAGCCGGGCGGGCAGCTGCGGGCCGCCGCGCGGGCGGCCTGGACTGTTTGTCGAAAAGACCGTTGCATCCCCGGCAAGGCGGATCTGTCCCTGGAGCTACCGGTGCTGGCGATGCAGGCGATGAGCAACGAGGCGTGGTGGGGGCAGATAGACACTGCGCGCAGGTCTATTCCGAGTGCCGGCGAAAAGGGCTGGTCGGCCACAGCAGAGGTCTACGATGACTTCGTTCAGGTATCCTTGCGCCCGCCTGAATCTCTGGGCGCGAGTTTGTCCGAACTTCAGGTTTTTCCCCTGGCCAGGGGCCTTGTAGACGACGATGTGCCCGCGCGGAGCCAACCCGGCGGCGCTGGCCTGCTCGTCTCCCTACCGCGGCAAGCGGGCAGTGAGGTTCCCGAATCTGCACGCTTGCTCTTCAAGTGGCCGACGGTCGCTAAGCAGCAGTTGGGCAACCGACAGGCCCGCTACGATGCCGTGGAGTTGGACGTTGAGCTGAAGACTGTCAGCGGCCCATTGTCTTCATTGTTGGCGCCGCCGGTCTCTGACATGACCTTGATGCTGGCCCTTTTACTGGCCCTCGCTGGTGGCCTGGTGCTCAATCTCATGCCCTGTGTGTTCCCCGTGCTGTCGCTCAAGATACTGAGTTTCGTGGCGATGGCCGGCGATGAACCAGCGGCCGTACGTCGTCACGGCCTGGTTTTTGGTGCCGGTGTTGTGCTCTCTTTCCAGGCGCTCGCCGCCGTTATGATTATGCTCAAGGCCGGGGGGCAGGAACTGGGCTGGGGTTTTCAACTGCAATCGCCCGCGTTCGTGGCCGCCATGGCCTTGCTCTTATTCGCTCTGGCGCTGCAACTCGTGGGGACCTTCGACGTAGGTTACTCGCTCACGGCGTCGGCCGGTCAGCTGGAGGGCGGAACGAGCGGTTACAAGGGGTCTTTTCTGAGCGGGGTACTTGCGACCGTGCTTGCCACTCCCTGCACGGCGCCCTTCATGGGAGCGGCGCTGGGTTTTGCTGTCCAGCGCCCGCCGCTCGAAGCCATGTCTGTTTTTACCGCTCTCGGGCTGGGCATGGCCTTGCCCTACGTCATGCTCTCGTTCAGTCCGACGTTACTTCGCTTTCTACCAAGACCCGGCGCCTGGATGGAGACCTTCAAGGAAGCGATGGCTTTTCCACTGTTCCTGGCCGCTGCCTGGCTGGTGTGGGTGTTTGCTGGGCAGGTGGGCAACGGAGGCCTTATTTACCTGCTCGCGGCCTTCGTTCTTGGTGGTGCTGCCGCCTGGCTGCGGGGGCACGGGCAATCTCGTCCTCGCGCGTACGCGTCGTTCGGCGTGGCAATTCTGGCCCTGCTGCTGGCCCTGCAGGGAGCCGCTCAACCCTTTTCCCGGTCGGCTGGCGCTGGTTCGCTGGCCGGAGGCGAGTACGCCGAGGGGGCTATTCAGTGGCGCGTATGGACACAGGAAGAGGTCGACCGTTTGCGAGCTGAAGGCAGGCCGGTGTTCATCGATTTTACGGCTGACTGGTGCCTGAGCTGCAAGGCCAACGAGGCGGTAGCTTTTTCTTCGCAGCGTGTCGCCGAGCGTTTTCGCGAGCTGGGAGTGGTTGCGATGAAAGCCGACTGGACGCGGGGAGACCCGCTCATCACCCGGGCCCTCGGCCGTTACGGTCGCGACGGTGTTCCCCTGTACGTGTTGTACGATGGCAGGGGAGATTCAGAACCCCAGTTGTTACCGCAGTTGCTTACGCCCGACACTGTGCTCGAAGCGCTGGCGCGGATCGCGGCCTGA
- a CDS encoding redoxin domain-containing protein — MSKKNKSRRTRPSRNTAPLETAASEEAEDGVSEHAPALVAALVAVCAVGVAVAVFLVRHKLKLGLDPSYVSSCNLGGALNCDKVNASSYSEFLGLPIALYAAPIYALMAFLAVQALSAIKTATNVSLQQARLALQSTALLALIAVVYSLFLAWVSTVWLRAYCLYCIGLYTVNLAAFLLAWKASGSTLREVTKTPLRALASFAAPIPQALLVVAVSAGVALGAYYTAGSSMETAYRGAIDAQFAAADSASTGSPATKSATESATDKQAAPAAEASKVASPVVAGRGHGKKTSEGWSMFETPLKENEFWLGNPDADVTIVKYADFQCAYCRMLSNSFKTVMAKYGDRVRLVMRHFPMNVKCNRSMKGFDKHPVACETAWAAHCAGEQGLFWKMHDLMYDNQPSLNVQTVGDYAAGAGADMDLFRSCLEAESTRAAVTDDVETAFRAGIYGTPRTYINDRLVTGSASASILEYYIEKALEIADSAEAGVAITPAGDGSSMVSAGDGSFWIDPYEAAITRDGRAVSQPGLEPARVDFFGAEKACEAAGKRLCSELEWVSACTGKTAVDNNSNDLFADDAIEGNMYPYGPYYEEGVCNDSADKQTGEPSNTGSRAGCRTASGLFDLAGNIGEWADSGRDRRTLLGGYASSKSGAACNRRTSTVGPGSRNKTTGFRCCADENVATQPVDASMLSANVTDLLDTRAPVFSTTDAEGNAVSESAYEGKLTLLNFFASWCGPCKKEFPFLADYNKEFGPRGFQVISVGVDSLASRSIEFAESYEVDFPVITDTQAVLKGKYLVHSMPATFLVDGDGVIRYQSTGFNPAEDEPRLRAAIETLLKEPSLAQGR; from the coding sequence ATGTCAAAGAAAAACAAGTCCAGGCGAACTCGCCCTTCCCGCAACACGGCGCCCCTAGAAACGGCTGCGAGCGAAGAAGCCGAGGATGGGGTTTCCGAGCACGCGCCGGCGCTGGTGGCCGCCCTGGTCGCAGTATGCGCGGTCGGCGTCGCGGTGGCTGTCTTCCTCGTGCGGCACAAGCTCAAACTCGGCCTGGACCCGAGCTATGTTTCTTCCTGCAACCTGGGAGGCGCCCTCAACTGCGATAAGGTCAACGCCTCGAGTTACTCCGAGTTCCTCGGCCTCCCCATCGCCCTTTACGCCGCTCCGATTTACGCGCTGATGGCTTTCCTGGCAGTGCAGGCGCTGTCGGCCATCAAGACGGCAACCAACGTTTCGCTGCAGCAAGCCCGTCTCGCCCTTCAGTCGACGGCCCTGCTGGCACTCATAGCCGTGGTCTACTCGCTCTTCCTGGCCTGGGTTTCAACCGTCTGGCTGCGTGCCTACTGCCTGTACTGTATAGGTCTGTACACGGTAAACCTCGCCGCATTTCTGCTCGCCTGGAAGGCTTCGGGCTCCACCCTGCGCGAGGTCACAAAGACACCCCTGCGCGCACTGGCATCGTTTGCCGCGCCCATTCCGCAGGCCTTGCTGGTAGTGGCTGTCAGTGCCGGCGTCGCACTCGGGGCTTACTACACAGCCGGCAGCTCGATGGAGACTGCCTATCGCGGAGCCATAGACGCCCAGTTTGCCGCGGCAGATTCAGCTTCTACCGGGTCACCTGCCACCAAGTCAGCTACTGAAAGCGCGACCGACAAGCAGGCAGCCCCGGCCGCGGAAGCGTCAAAAGTTGCTTCCCCAGTCGTCGCTGGCAGAGGCCACGGAAAAAAGACCTCCGAAGGCTGGAGCATGTTTGAAACCCCGCTCAAGGAAAACGAGTTCTGGCTGGGCAACCCCGATGCCGACGTCACCATCGTTAAGTACGCCGACTTCCAGTGCGCCTACTGCCGGATGCTCTCCAACTCTTTTAAAACGGTGATGGCTAAGTACGGCGACCGCGTAAGGCTGGTCATGCGCCACTTTCCGATGAACGTAAAGTGCAACCGCTCGATGAAAGGCTTCGACAAGCACCCTGTCGCTTGCGAGACGGCGTGGGCTGCCCACTGTGCTGGCGAACAGGGCCTCTTCTGGAAAATGCACGACCTCATGTACGATAACCAACCCTCTCTCAACGTGCAGACGGTAGGAGACTATGCCGCCGGGGCTGGCGCCGACATGGACCTCTTTCGCTCGTGTCTTGAAGCCGAGTCCACCCGTGCGGCGGTCACTGATGATGTAGAGACTGCCTTCAGGGCGGGGATATACGGCACGCCTCGCACCTATATCAACGACAGACTGGTCACCGGTTCGGCATCGGCCTCGATCCTGGAGTATTACATAGAAAAGGCCCTGGAAATCGCCGACTCCGCCGAGGCCGGGGTCGCGATAACGCCCGCGGGCGACGGCAGTTCCATGGTGTCGGCCGGCGACGGTTCTTTCTGGATCGACCCGTACGAGGCCGCGATCACCCGCGACGGCCGAGCGGTGAGCCAACCGGGACTTGAGCCGGCGCGCGTGGATTTTTTTGGCGCCGAAAAAGCCTGCGAGGCCGCCGGTAAGCGCCTTTGCAGTGAACTCGAATGGGTTAGCGCGTGCACCGGCAAGACGGCAGTAGACAACAACTCCAACGACCTCTTTGCCGACGACGCCATAGAAGGAAACATGTACCCCTACGGCCCGTACTACGAAGAAGGCGTCTGCAACGACTCGGCTGACAAGCAGACCGGCGAACCCTCGAACACCGGTAGCCGGGCCGGCTGCCGCACCGCCTCGGGCCTGTTCGACCTCGCTGGTAACATAGGGGAATGGGCCGACAGCGGTCGTGACCGACGCACCCTGCTCGGCGGCTACGCCTCGAGCAAATCGGGTGCCGCCTGCAACCGACGCACATCGACTGTAGGCCCCGGCAGTCGAAACAAGACCACCGGCTTCCGCTGCTGCGCAGACGAGAACGTCGCCACGCAACCCGTCGACGCTTCCATGCTCAGCGCCAACGTTACCGACCTGCTTGATACCAGGGCGCCGGTCTTCTCGACTACCGACGCCGAGGGCAACGCAGTGAGTGAGAGCGCCTACGAAGGGAAGCTCACGCTGCTCAACTTTTTCGCTTCCTGGTGTGGGCCCTGCAAAAAGGAATTCCCTTTCCTGGCCGACTACAACAAGGAGTTCGGCCCGCGCGGCTTCCAGGTCATAAGTGTCGGTGTTGACAGCCTGGCCAGCAGGTCGATCGAGTTCGCGGAAAGCTACGAAGTCGATTTTCCAGTGATAACCGACACCCAGGCCGTCCTCAAGGGCAAATACCTGGTGCACTCGATGCCGGCTACCTTCCTTGTCGACGGCGACGGCGTGATCCGTTACCAGAGCACCGGCTTCAATCCAGCCGAGGACGAGCCCAGGCTCAGGGCCGCGATAGAAACGCTACTCAAGGAACCCAGCCTCGCGCAGGGCCGGTAA
- the speD gene encoding adenosylmethionine decarboxylase, whose amino-acid sequence MKTVGRHLLIEFYDCDRPLLDDLDSLRKIMIRAAETVGASVLGETFHRFAPQGVSGTVVIAESHLSLHTWPENGYAAIDIFTCGGLVPGDAFGYLAASLHAGSARQREIIRGLPEQIDDDRIFGAADVKVLSRECDLVELRRAEG is encoded by the coding sequence ATGAAAACGGTTGGCCGACATCTTCTTATTGAGTTTTATGATTGCGACAGGCCCCTGCTCGATGATCTCGACAGCCTGCGGAAAATCATGATCAGGGCTGCTGAAACCGTCGGGGCCAGCGTATTAGGTGAAACCTTTCACCGCTTCGCACCCCAGGGGGTGAGCGGTACGGTGGTCATTGCCGAGTCTCACTTGTCGCTTCATACCTGGCCTGAGAACGGTTACGCGGCAATCGATATCTTCACCTGTGGCGGTCTCGTACCGGGCGACGCGTTTGGTTATCTCGCAGCCAGTCTGCACGCCGGCAGCGCACGTCAGCGCGAAATCATACGAGGCTTGCCCGAGCAGATCGACGACGACCGAATTTTCGGAGCCGCGGATGTTAAAGTTCTGAGCCGGGAATGCGATCTGGTCGAGCTGCGCAGGGCCGAGGGCTGA
- the speE gene encoding polyamine aminopropyltransferase, whose translation MGLPDKPGSSDQAAALLDGGLMPATRGGFDGEWFTEEANGSARFAVKMDALLHEERSPWQKISVYDSSFFGRVLTLDDVFMLSERDEFVYHEMLVHVPLLAMPDPASVLIIGGGDGGCLREVLRHDCVQRVVLCELDERVSRVCEQYFSWPESAFADARAECVFEDGITFIKKHTAAFDLVIVDSTDPVGAAVGLFRREFYEAVRACLRSGGVMTAQTESPHWNADMLGAINREIRSAFGQVDSYLAMIPTYPGGCWSLAWASSTRRPGDFFDQQRAKEIAASCSYYQPGLQSAAFQLPVFAERACSGENLFERFDSRVYRNRNRDD comes from the coding sequence ATGGGATTACCGGACAAACCTGGAAGTAGCGACCAGGCAGCGGCCTTGCTTGACGGGGGGCTCATGCCGGCGACGCGCGGTGGCTTTGATGGCGAGTGGTTCACCGAGGAGGCGAACGGGTCTGCTCGCTTCGCGGTGAAGATGGACGCCCTGCTCCACGAAGAGCGATCTCCCTGGCAGAAAATTTCGGTATACGACAGCAGCTTCTTCGGCAGGGTGCTCACCCTCGATGATGTATTCATGCTCAGTGAGCGAGATGAGTTCGTTTACCATGAGATGCTCGTTCATGTTCCCCTGCTCGCGATGCCCGATCCCGCCAGCGTTCTTATAATCGGGGGAGGCGACGGCGGTTGCCTGCGTGAGGTGTTGCGCCATGACTGCGTGCAGAGAGTCGTGCTCTGCGAGCTCGATGAGCGCGTCAGTCGGGTCTGCGAGCAGTATTTTTCCTGGCCGGAATCAGCTTTCGCCGATGCCAGGGCCGAGTGCGTGTTCGAGGATGGGATTACCTTCATAAAGAAGCATACTGCCGCTTTCGACCTTGTCATAGTCGACAGCACCGATCCGGTGGGCGCCGCGGTCGGTTTGTTCAGGCGGGAGTTCTACGAGGCGGTACGAGCTTGTTTGCGCAGCGGCGGAGTGATGACCGCGCAGACCGAATCACCCCACTGGAACGCCGACATGCTTGGTGCCATAAACCGTGAAATTCGCTCGGCCTTCGGCCAGGTGGATTCCTATCTCGCGATGATTCCCACTTACCCAGGTGGTTGCTGGTCCCTGGCCTGGGCCTCGTCTACTCGCCGCCCGGGGGATTTTTTTGACCAGCAACGCGCGAAGGAAATAGCCGCATCCTGTTCTTACTACCAACCGGGTCTACAATCGGCTGCCTTTCAATTGCCGGTGTTTGCGGAGCGCGCTTGCAGCGGCGAGAACCTGTTCGAGCGTTTTGACAGCAGGGTCTACAGGAACCGAAATCGCGATGATTGA
- a CDS encoding glycosyltransferase family 2 protein, with amino-acid sequence MIESSQTVAVVIPVRDRMQLLGRALDSVLAQLRPPDEIVVVDDGSVDGSADLVKQGYPGVKLLMQAPAGVSAARNRGIASSSSDWLAFLDSDDAWHPDKLQRQLTALSERPSMKICHCDEIWLRNGRRVNPMRKHARYGGWVFERCLPLCCISPSTALVHRDVFASVGVFDETLPACEDYDLWLRVSARFPVLYLDEKLATRWGGHADQLSARYPAMDRFRVKALEKVLLPGTLQPRWRRAAAAEARRRLDILAAGSERRGRVQEACAFRARAAELGRYQR; translated from the coding sequence ATGATTGAAAGCAGCCAGACAGTAGCGGTGGTCATTCCGGTGCGCGACCGTATGCAGCTGCTCGGCCGGGCGCTCGACTCGGTGCTGGCCCAGCTACGGCCACCCGATGAGATCGTGGTGGTGGATGACGGATCGGTCGACGGCAGTGCTGACCTGGTGAAGCAAGGCTACCCCGGCGTCAAGCTGTTAATGCAGGCGCCAGCGGGCGTGAGCGCGGCACGTAATCGAGGAATCGCCAGCAGTAGCTCGGACTGGCTCGCCTTTCTTGATTCGGACGACGCCTGGCATCCCGACAAGTTGCAGCGACAGTTGACGGCCCTCTCTGAACGGCCATCGATGAAAATATGCCACTGCGACGAGATCTGGTTGCGTAACGGCCGGCGCGTGAACCCGATGCGCAAGCACGCGCGTTACGGTGGCTGGGTATTCGAGCGGTGCCTGCCGCTGTGCTGTATCTCGCCTTCGACCGCGCTGGTTCACCGGGATGTTTTTGCCTCGGTCGGCGTATTCGACGAAACCCTGCCTGCCTGCGAAGACTACGATCTCTGGTTGAGGGTCAGCGCTCGTTTTCCAGTGCTGTATCTCGACGAAAAACTCGCCACGCGTTGGGGCGGGCACGCCGACCAGCTATCCGCGCGCTACCCCGCCATGGACCGATTTCGGGTCAAAGCACTGGAGAAGGTGCTGCTCCCGGGGACGCTGCAGCCCCGCTGGCGCCGGGCGGCCGCCGCCGAGGCGCGCCGCCGCCTCGACATTCTCGCCGCCGGGTCTGAGCGCAGGGGGAGGGTGCAGGAGGCGTGTGCGTTCCGTGCACGCGCGGCCGAACTCGGCAGGTACCAGCGGTGA
- a CDS encoding DNA photolyase, producing the protein MIETIYIERDLLEHPRARSVMKRLPRARVVSCDHYGEVFNPHGQDFRLQKANPALLIARKRGRMVLPVPPGSGIGAEQDFYFSHLLNCPYDCRYCFLQGSYNSASLVLFINYEDFMTAVDERIGELGDGEQACFFSGYDGDSLALDAVTGFAGEFLSFFEQRPRAWLELRTRSVNTAALLAREPIDNCVVAFSLSPPAVADRFDIGAPPVRSRLKAMAGLARAGWKLGARLDPLLFHDGWERGYKQLIDDLFACVPTSSLHSLSLGPLRFPPKVLEKMRRLHPTDPLLAAPTEEWLGARVTPRDIHEQMQRLCVECLPASLDKSRVFCWPANEGLARGEQSRLAV; encoded by the coding sequence GTGATCGAGACCATTTACATTGAACGCGATCTGCTCGAGCACCCCCGGGCCCGGTCCGTCATGAAACGCCTGCCCCGCGCCCGGGTCGTCAGCTGCGATCACTACGGCGAGGTTTTCAATCCCCACGGCCAGGATTTTCGCCTGCAGAAGGCGAACCCCGCCCTGCTGATCGCTCGCAAGCGCGGCCGCATGGTCCTGCCCGTGCCGCCGGGGTCGGGTATAGGTGCAGAGCAGGACTTCTATTTTTCCCACCTGCTCAACTGTCCCTACGACTGTCGCTATTGTTTTCTGCAGGGCAGTTACAACTCTGCCAGCCTCGTTCTCTTCATTAACTACGAAGACTTCATGACGGCGGTGGACGAACGCATCGGCGAACTCGGCGATGGTGAACAGGCTTGTTTCTTTTCGGGTTATGACGGTGACTCGCTGGCTCTCGATGCGGTCACGGGTTTCGCCGGAGAGTTTCTCAGTTTCTTTGAGCAGCGCCCGCGCGCGTGGCTCGAGTTGCGTACCCGCTCGGTCAATACGGCTGCGCTGCTGGCGAGGGAGCCGATTGACAACTGCGTGGTGGCTTTCAGCCTTTCGCCTCCCGCGGTTGCCGATCGCTTCGACATCGGCGCTCCTCCGGTTCGCTCACGCCTGAAAGCAATGGCGGGGCTCGCGCGGGCCGGTTGGAAACTTGGCGCGAGGCTCGACCCGCTGTTGTTTCACGATGGCTGGGAGCGGGGCTACAAGCAGTTGATCGATGATCTTTTTGCCTGTGTACCGACTTCGTCGCTGCACTCCCTGTCGTTGGGGCCGCTGCGCTTTCCGCCGAAAGTGCTTGAGAAAATGAGACGACTTCATCCCACGGATCCCTTGCTCGCTGCTCCTACCGAGGAATGGCTGGGCGCGCGGGTTACACCGCGAGATATTCACGAACAGATGCAACGGCTCTGCGTGGAGTGCCTGCCTGCCTCTCTGGATAAGTCTCGGGTGTTCTGCTGGCCGGCCAATGAGGGGCTCGCGCGCGGTGAGCAATCGCGACTCGCTGTGTGA